Part of the Streptomyces sp. f51 genome is shown below.
GGCGGCTTCCGCGCACGGCCTGACAGCAGCCGCCGCACACGGCCTGACACCGAGGGCCGTACGCGTCCGGGCCCGGGCCGCCGCTCCGCACGGCCCCGCACGGCCCCGCGCCTTCGGCGCGTGCGGCGGGTCTCCCCGGGGGACACTTCCGGTGAGGCCCGTCTCCCGGGAGGTCCGCGATGCCGTTCAAGCCGCTCCGGCCGGCCGACTCCGGCAAGGTCCCCGCGAAGACCGCGCAGCATCCGGTGTTCGCCCGCTCCTACGCCCGCTTCAGCACCAGGGCCGAGACCCGCATGGGGATCGGCCGCCTGCGCGAGCGGCTGCTCGCCGGGCTGTCCGGCCGGGTGATCGAGATCGGCGCGGGCAACGGCCTGAACTTCGCCCACTACCCGGGCACGGTCTCGGAGGTCGTCGCCATCGAACCAGAGCGGCTGCTGCGGCAGTTGGCGCTGGAGGCGGCCATGCGCTGCGAGGTGCCCGTCGACGTGGCGCCGGGCGCCGCCGAGGCGCTGCCGGTCAAGAGCGAGGCGTACGACGCCGCGGTGCTCTCCCTGGTGCTGTGCAGCGTGCGGGACGTGCCGCGAGCACTCGCCGAGGTGCGGCGGGTGCTGCGCCCCGGCGGCACGGTCCGGTTCCTGGAGCACGGCAGGGGCGGCGGGCGCGTCATGCGCTCCGTCCAGCGGGGCCTGGACGCCACGGTGTGGCCCCGGCTGTGCGGCGGCTGCCACGTGGGCCGCGACCCGATCGCCGTGCTGCGCGAGGCGGGGTTCGAACTGGGCCCGTACCGGCGGCTGTTGCTGCCCGAGAAGGGACCGCGGCTGCCCACCTCGTACTGCGTTCTCGGCACCGCCCGCCGGCCGCTCGACTGACGGGTGGACCCCCGGCACCTCGCGCCGGGGTGTCACAGACTCCAGCGGCGCAGTTCGTGGGCGATGTCGTGCACGGTGGCCTCGCCGGTCTTGACCAGGCGGGCCAG
Proteins encoded:
- a CDS encoding class I SAM-dependent methyltransferase; the protein is MPFKPLRPADSGKVPAKTAQHPVFARSYARFSTRAETRMGIGRLRERLLAGLSGRVIEIGAGNGLNFAHYPGTVSEVVAIEPERLLRQLALEAAMRCEVPVDVAPGAAEALPVKSEAYDAAVLSLVLCSVRDVPRALAEVRRVLRPGGTVRFLEHGRGGGRVMRSVQRGLDATVWPRLCGGCHVGRDPIAVLREAGFELGPYRRLLLPEKGPRLPTSYCVLGTARRPLD